Sequence from the Leptospira montravelensis genome:
GCCAAATCACAGCACAAGTTGCTGCACCAAAAGCCACTACTTCCACAAAAGACCAGGCAATCAAAAATACGGAAACCACTTCTACTCAAGCCAAAGATGGTGTTGATAAAGTTGAGACAACTGTAAAAGACATCTTGGGTGACAAAAAAGAATCAGGAGCTTCTACTTCTGACGCTTCTGCACTTTTTATTACAAGCAAAACTTCGTTTTCATTAGATGCAAAAGATGAATCGACTACAATCGATTTTATTGAGTGGAAACCTAAAAATGGTGAATACAGAAAATACACTCAGCCAATTCGTATTGCTGAAGAAGGTCTTACTGAAATCTACTATCGATCTGTGGATAAAGTAGGAAACGCTGAAACTCCAAAAATTCTAGTGGTTCATGTGGATAACACTGCGCCAAGAGTGAATTTAGTTCCCCAAGAGCAATTTTTCGTTTTAGATGGCGTTCCTTTCGCATCGAAAAACAATACTTATACTCTAGTTGCAGAAGACCTACAAACTGGTGTTGAAAAAATTCAATTTAACATCAACCAAGAAGCAGCGAAAGTTTATGCGGATCCAATTAAGTTAGAGAACGGTGGAGCCAATGTAGTTAAGTATTCCGCTACTGATAAATCTGGAAATTCATCTCCTGAATCTTCTCTTATCATTAATGTAGATGATGTAAAACCAACAGTTGAAATCGTTCCTTCTTTTCCACTTGTTGATATCAATGGAAAAAACTTTCAAAGAAAGGGAAATGTTTTCTATGTCAACGCTACTGATAAAGAATCAGGCATCAAAAAAGTTTTGGTGAAAATTGATGAAGAAGAATACAAACCTTATGTGGAAGCAATTGCAATTGAAACACAAGGAGATCACGTGATCAAAGCGATGGCAGTTGATAATGTTGGAAACCAATCCGATGTAGTGGAAGTAAAACTCACTGTAGATTTAACTCCTCCTACTTCTACTATCCAAAAGTCAGCTGAAGAAACAAAAGTAGAAGCTCCGCAAGCAACAACTCCTGCTAAATAATTCGACTAAAAAATGTGAACCGCTAGTCGGCGGTAGAAACCCCTTTCATTATGAAAGGGGTTCGCTTTTTATCCTTTATCTTTCCTAAGTTTTGTGCCAGTTGTGGAAAGGGAGATTCCTTTTCAGAATTGTTGGGTGTTTGTAAGGTCTGCACAAAAGAAAATTACATCCCGCAAAAACAAAATCCAAATACCAACCATGTTAAAATTCCGTTAGATCGATTTGTTTTTTACGATCAGGTCTTCTATTTGCAAAAGCGGGGAAATTTTGAAAAGGGTCTTTTTCAGTCATTGAAGTTCGAAAATGAACGATCTCTCGCCAAGTTCTTTTGTTTAGGGCTGAAAAAGTATTCTTTTTGTTTTAAGGAAGATCCACCCGATCTCATCGCATTGGTGCCTTCTTCGCTAAAAACTGGTCCAAGGCCTTACCATTCCTCCTATGCCCTGCTTTCAAAAGCTAAAAATATATGGAAAATCAGGGAAGATACTAGTTTACGTAAGGTTTCAGTGGACAAACAGTCATCACAAGGTTACGAAAAGCGATTTTTTCATGCAAAAAAGGCATTCGAATTCACAAAAAGTGATAGAATCATTCAGGGACTTCATATTCTCATTGTAGATGATATATTTACGACAGGTGCCACTGTAAATGAAATTGCTAGGCTGTATAAAATGGCTGGTGCAAGAAAGGTGACCTGTATTGTTTTACTGTTAAGCGGGGGTGATTGAATCGAATGGATGTTCAAGTCAAGGATGACATAAGGATTATTAAGTTTTCTGGGGCCATCCTCAAAGTGGATTCTGATGAGATTGAAAAAGAACTTTCAAAGCTCACTCAAAGTTCTGTTAAAAAAATCATTCTGGACCTTACAAAAGTTCATCATATTTGTTCAACTGCGCTAGGGATTTTTGTTGCCACCAAACGTAAGTTAAAGCCAATGAATGGTGATATTAAAGTCATCGTTGTAGATGAAGACTTGATTCAACTTTTTGAAATCACAATGCTCGATAAGGTTTTCGAAATTTTCCCTGATTTGTCTTCTGCTATGGAAGGATTTCAGTTGGACGAGGAAGACTCACTCTGACAAAGAAAACGTTAGCATTTGCTTCCGGCAGTTTACACAAATGGAAGGAAATGCAAATGTTGCTTTCTCCTTACGGTTACGATGTCATACTTCCTAAAGATTTAGGAATATCCTTTGCACCAGATGAAACGGAAAACTCATTCACTGGAAATTCATTCATTAAATCAAAAGAACTCTTTCGATTAACCAACATTCCTTCGTTTGCTGATGACTCTGGAATTTCTGTCCCTGCACTTGGTGGGGAACCAGGGGTGTATTCGGCACGTTACGGAGGTCCAGGACTTACTGACAAAGAACGGGCTCTCTTCCTATTGCAAAAGTTAGGTGAAAATCCAAACCGGGAGGCTTATTATAGTTGTGTAGTAAGTTATGTGGATGGAAAAAATGAAGTTTCCTTTGATGGCCGAGTGGAAGGAATTATTGCCAGTGATTATGATGATGAAGGTCATTATGGATTTGGCTATGATCCCATATTCATTTATCCTCCTTTCGGGAAACGGTTTTCCCAAGTTCCAGAATCTGAAAAAAATAAGGTCTCTCACAGAAAAAAAGCAATGAAACTTTTTCTGGATTGGCTTTCTCATCTAAAGTAACAAAGGTTAGATTTTTTATTTAATCAATGTCTCTGCGTAGTGAGATTTTTATTTTCTTTTTTCTTCTTTAGTTTCGCAATCATTGGGACTGGATGGAACTCCATGATCAACAAGACACAACCATAGGTATGGATTTGGTTATGGAAGTTTTGGAATATAAATTAGTATGGGAAAATTTAGTTTTGTTAAGGTATTAATGACAGGGAAAGAGTTCCAATTGATCCATCTTTCCCTGCAAAATCAATTTTAAGTCGCGAGAATCGCACCGCCAGTAAGTCGTTTGTAGAAATCGTTTCCTTCCCGTTCCAAAAATTCTTCGTAATTTCCTTTGAAATCTTTGATTCCTTCTGGAGTTACTTCGATAATTCTTGTGCAAAGTGAAGAGATAAATTCCCTATCGTGAGAAACAAGAATGACTGTGCCTTCAAACAAGGATAAGGCGTAGTTTAAAGCTTCAATGGTTTCTAAGTCCAAGTGGTTTGTGGGTTCGTCAAGAGCAATCACATTGTCACAAGCAAGGATCATTTTACCTATGATCATTCGTGATTTTTCACCTCCAGAAAGCACCGTTGTAGACTTGTTTGCCATATCTCCAGAAAATAACATACGTCCGAGGATCGCACGGATTTCTTGTACTTCCGTTCCTTGTGGAGCGTTACGTAATAACCATTCCACGAGAGTGTCCGCATCTGGTTCCATCGCCTCACGGTGGTCTTGTGGGAAAAAGGAAGTTTCTACGGAATCTCCCCATTTTACCTGACCAGAATCTGGTTCTAATTTTTTTAATAACATTTTGAGAAGGGTAGTTTTACCAACACCGTTTGTCCCAACGATCCCCACTTTTTCCCCTTTGGTGATTGATGTACTAAATTCTTTGATGACAGCTTTCCCATCGTAAGCTTTGGAAATATTCATGGCTTCGAATACATCTTTTCCAAGCGTACGTTTGGCTTTGAAACGAATGTATGGTGCTACCCTAGAAGAAGGTTTTACATCTACCATATCTGCTTTGATTTTTTCGATCATCTTTTGACGAGATGTGGCTTGTTTTGATTTACTAGCATTGGCAGAAAATCTAGAAACAAACTCTTGTAAGTCGGCAATTTTTTCTTTTGCACGTTTACTATCGCTCATGAGTTGTTCACGAGACTGTTCTGCTGCAATCATGAAGTCGTCATAATTTCCAGGGAATACTCGGATGGTGTTATAATCTAAATCAGCAATATGAGTGGCTACGGAGTTGATAAAGTGACGGTCGTGGGAAATCACGATGACCACACCTTCATAGTTTATTAGAAGTTCTTCTAACCAGTGAATGGTTTTGATATCTAAGTGGTTGGTAGGTTCATCCAGAAGGAGAACGTCTGGTTTTAAAAATAATACTTGGGCAAGAAGGACTCGGAGTTTGAATCCACCAGTGAGAAAGTTTAAAGGACGATTGTGCGCTGAGGTAGGGATTCCTAATCCTTCCAGAAGTTCTCCCGCCACGGATTCGGCCTCGTACCCACCCATATCGGCAAAAATTTCTTCAATTTCAGAGATACGCATTCCATCTTCGTCGGTCATATCTTCTTTCGCGTAGATGGCATCGCGTTCGGTCATCACATTCCAAAGTTCAGGATTTCCCCGTAGAACTGTACCAAGAACCGTCTCGTCTTCGTATTCGTAGTGGTCCTGTTTGAGGTATCCGACCTTCATATCCTTGTCCACTACCACAGAACCGGCAGTGGGCTGTAAAATACCGGCTAAAACCTTCATAAAGGTCGATTTTCCGGACCCGTTGGCCCCAATCAGACCGTAACGGCATTCCGGTTTGAATTTAATGGAGACGTTTTCGAAAAGAGGTTTTTTCCCGAAGGAGACTGTAATGCCGCTAGCTTGGATCATAAGTCAATTTTCTAAGGGAATCGGAGGTTTCAACCGACATTTCGTATGGTATGGCACGGATTCTCATCATCATTCTCCTCTTTTTCGGGAACGGGCTCACTAGCTCACAAAGTGTAAAAAATGGAATCCAGGTTTTGGAGGGGGATCTTTTAAATACTGGCCACCTCCTCCGAACAGACAAACAGGTTTTCCGAATTAGTAGTGGTGTTTTACAAGAGGAATTAGCATACTTAGCCGGGAAAAAGATACGGATGTTATGCGATGTGCAAGCAGAAACTTGTAATCCCATACGATATGAGATGGAACCCTTCGAATCTGGCAAAACACCAGACTGGACCTTAAAAAAAATCCCACGGTATGTGACAGGTGGACTTTTTTCTTTTAATCCGCAGTGTACACCGGATGGAAAAATTTTATTTTGGACCGCTCTTGTTCGTGAAGGCGGTAGATCCACCCAAAAAATTTGGGCCGCCAAACGAGACCAATATGGGTTTTGGATGCAAGGAGAACAGCTTCCCACTCCATTGAACAATAAATTTCCATCTGCTGTCATTTCGGCTCTCCCTGGTGGGAATGAACTATTTGTATTTGGTAATTTTGGTGAAGAGGAGATGTTGGACAACTTAAAACGAGAGATGATGTATAAATCTCAAATTGCCTCTAGGGAAGCTCAAAACCCTAAAGAGTTTCATCTCGTTTTGACAAAGTTAGAATCAGAATTCAAAGAGCGGACAGAAAAAATCCAAAACCGAGCCCCTTTATACAAAACACATAAAACAGAATCAGGTTGGTCTATGCCAACTCCAATAAACTTCCCTAGTTTTTATAATTGGTACAGAAAAGCAGACAATCCCAATCAACAAGTGTTTGGTGGATCTGCATTGGCCACAAGTGGACGTACTTTACTTTATTCGGCTCAACAGAAAAAAAATTTTGGTAAGTTAGATTTATATGTTAGTTTACAAAATGAATCTGGTGTTTTTGAAGAAGGAATTAACTTAGGAAACACTTTAAACACCGTGGAAGAAGAAATGGCACCTTTCCTTGCTCCCGATGACAAAACATTATATTTCTCTTCTTCCGGAAGAAAGGAAGGGATTTCTATATTTATCACCAGAAGATTGAATGATTCTTTGACAGCTTGGTCTGAGCCACAAGAATTGTCCGCTAACCTAAGAGGTGTTAACTTTTTCAGCATCCCTGCCGTGGGGAATTGGGCATATGTATCTAGAGAAGGTGAATTGTACATGGCGGCCATTCCCAATCATTTCCAACCTGATCCTGTGGTGGTGATCAAAGGAAAAGTGGTGGATGAAGAAGGGAAGCCACTTTCTGCCTTTGTGCAGTATGAATCTTTAACCAGAAAAAAATCCATAGGTTCCACTGTGAGTGATCCAAATACAGGTGAGTTTAGCATCATTCTGCCGTATGAGGAGAACTATGGGTTTTATGGAGAGAAAGAAGGTTACCTTCCAGTTTCACAAAACCTTAATTTGGTGGGAAAAGAGAAAGAGGACAAAGAAAAAACGGTTCTTCTTGTCCTTCCTAAGTTAAAAAAAGGAAACCAAATTGTGATGAACAATTTGTTCTTTGCTTTTCGATCCGCTGAACTTACCAAAGAATCCGAGCCGGAACTAGACAGATTGGCAGGAATTTTACGAAAATCGGCGAATTTGAAGATCCTCATTGAGGGTCACACAGACAATGTGGGAACCAAAACTGCCAACCAAAAGTTGTCTCTGGAAAGAGCAAATTCAGTTGCTAATTATTTAAAGTCTAAACATAAAATAGAAGAAACACGTATTGCTGTGGTGGGATTTGGTCCTTCGACACCAATTGCTGACAATCAGACCGAAGAGGGTCGTGGGACCAACCGAAGGGTAGTCTTTAAAATTTCGGAAGAGTAACCAGTGGATATTAAAAATATAAACATACCCAAAGTCAATGTAGACACCCAAAAAATGATGGGTGCTGTCGATGGACTCGTGGACAAAATCCCATCCCAAGTCCAAGACCTACTCAAAAAAATAGCCATTTCGTTATTTGTATTTTTTCTCATCATGGCCATTTATGTAGGTTGGACCAACGGTTGGGAAAATGCTAAACCGCAAGGGATGCAACTGGCCCAAGATACTAGAAGTTTGTTTTTAACTGAGATTGAAAGAGACTACAATCGAAAAAGAAAAGATGTTCGTATGTCCGATCCTGAAGATTTAAAATACGAATCCAATCGTAGGATGCAATTTGATTTTATCAGTGAAAGGGAATCCAATGGATATACACACGATACAATTCCTGAAGAACAAGATTTTTTAGGTAAAGAATACGACTTTAGAAATAGAAAAACAGAAGATACTTCGGTTCCACCCATTTACACTCCGTCAGGTGATGGTTTGATTCCAGCACCCATTGATATCCAACCAGCTGTTCCAAAAGAAGATACAAAATCGGGTTCTGATTCCGATTCTGAATCAGACCTTCGTATGCAAAGGATGTTAGACAGAGTTTCCGAATTGGAAAAGAAAGTGAAGGCAAAAAACGAAGAGAAAAATTTGGAAACTTTAAAATTACCCAAACCACCTGAATTTAACGAAGGTCTTGGGAAACCTAGAAGTTTAGAACGAATTCCAAAAAATTTACGATGAAGGATTTGTTTTTGAATTCTAAGTATGTATTATTGCCTTCCTTATTCCTTTGTTTTGTTTTCTTAAATTTGGTTTCCGGACTTTCTGCTGAATCAGCAGAATTGTTTTTACCGTTTCCAGAAACATGGACCAAAGACGGAGGTAATGAAACAAAGGAAAGTCAAACAAAGAATTCTCTGAACACAACATCAATGATGAACCCGGCACAGGGAACTCAGTCTAAATCTATAAACAATCTTTCCAATCAAAACAATAGTGCAGAATCATTACCTTCCAAGACCGCAACGCAAGAAAACCAAGCAACTGTTATAACTAAAGCAAAACCAACCGATAAAAAGAAAAAAAAGAAGGAAGTTGTCGATCCTTCGCAGGCTTCTTTTCAAAAAGGAAAAGCCTATTTAACCAGAGGTCAAAAGAAGTCCGCCGAATCCGAGTTTGCTGATTCATATGGAAAGGAAGGTGATGCAGCAAAACTATCTCGTGTGGAAAACACGAATTTATTTGGGTTAGATGGAAAAGAAAAAGATTCAATTAACCTTGTTGAAAAACAAGAAGATCCTGATCTCAAAATTAAAACACAATTTGAATTGGCACGTTCATTGGATCGAATTGGAAACCCAGATGCAGAAGAAAAGGCATATAAAGAATATTTAAAACTTGTGACTGATTTTCCTAAACATCCTGACCTTACACCTAGATCGCATTATGCGATGGCGATCCTTCTCATTCGTAAAAAGGAATTTCGTTCTGCTGCACATCAATTGGTAAGTATCATCAAAAATTTTAAAGAATCGGCAGAGTATCTTCCCTCTCATTATTATTTAGGAAAAATTTATGAGAGCAGTTGGGAAGAAAGGGATTTGGAACGGTCATTAAAATACTACCAACTCTATATGAATGGAACAGAGGGAAAAACATTGGTTCCAGGATATGATTTTAAAAAAGAAACCCGCGAAAGAATGCGGGTTTTAGGTTCTTCGATTTAAGAATTAGCGATTATGCGATTGCCACATTTACTTCAATTCGTCCAAACTTAGAGTATAAGTTGATAGAAAGCGTTGGTTTTTTGTTAAACCGAACCGAAGTACTATTCGTCTCTTGGATGTTAGGTGTAGTAATTTCTACAGATTGACCAGCAGATGTAAAAATGTTCATAGCATTACCAGTAGTCATGTTGGCAATCTCACCAAGTATGTCTTTGTATTCATTTTTTACGTCTTCATCGGAAAGGCCAGGTACAAGTTTTCTTGAAACTTTGTAAGCAGCATCGAGGTTCATACTATAAACCACTTCGCCGCTAAAAGATCCCACCACACCGATAATGATCGCAATTTCATGGCTAGGTGCAGGGGAATCCTTGATTCCGATTTTTCCTCGGATGAGATCCTGTTGTAACACATCGCGAAAAACGATGGTGGCTGCTTCCAGGAAAGGGTTTATGAAGTCGGCTTTAATTTGCATTTATTCTAAAGAGAGAAGGCCTTTTTTCTCTACGTTGTATTCTGCTGCTAAGGACTGGTTTATTTCAAGAAAAAAGCTAAGAAGTTGCCTTTGTTTCAAAAAATCTGTAGCTTGGTCCGCCGGTTTTTTGGCTGTGGTTTGTCCGTAGGTTAAAGCCCCAAATTCCACATAAACCTGTTTATCGTTGTCAGAGAAGGGGCCGACTACCGTTTTTTTGCTAAACGGATCATTGGCCAGAGTTTCCCAAAATTTGGCAGAGTTCGCCAAACGGTAGCTATTGCCACGATTGGAAGTAACAAGTTTTAAATCAGATAAGGAAACATTCGATACGGTCTCTATGGGTTGGAGAGTCTCCTGGGCAATAGCTTCCAAGGCATTGGGCTCGGAAACTTTGATGGCTATTCGACCTTTCCAAGCTTCAACTTCCTTTCTTTTGCGATCAAATTTTAGTTTGGAAAGTAAAAGTGGTTTTCTTGATTCGAAGCTAACAACGTTTCCAGAAGGATCCTTTGCGAGAGCGCCTTCTTTTTTTTCTTTCTCATACTCTTTCATAAGTTCTGCATCAGAAATATTGATTTTTGCTTCTACTGCATTGAGTAAATTGACCTCGGATACAGCTACGATGCGGAAAGAAATTTTTGCTCTTTTGGCTTCATCTTCTAACTCTGCCTCATTTTCCGAAGGAGTGAGAGGTTGGTCTAAAAAGTTAGGGTATAAAGCGTATCCAGTGGCAGAATCGATACGGTAGTTCATAGGTGCCGATCGATAAATTTGTTGGTAAATTTCTGTTAAAGAACGAGAATCTTCTTCACCATACCCTGCTTGGGAAACTGATTCTTTATGAACTTCCCTTGCTTGCCTAGACATCTCGCGTTTGATGCTAATTTCCGAAACTTGGAAACCAACGGCTGCCGCAATATCGTTTGCTATGTAGATTTCCCTAACTGTGGAATAAGCACATGAATTGAGTAACTCAGGATTTTGTGCCGTTTCCCGACCATACTGTTGGTATCGGTAGTAACAATCACGTTTGGCTGCATTGAAGTAGTCCACCGGGATGCTTCTTCCCGCAATGGTACCTGCTTTTGTTGAATTTTGGCCTGTTATGGCGCCCACAAGGCTTTGTTCTGCATCCCCAGGCAAAAAGGTAATGATAAGGGTTCCTACCAAAATAAATAAAAAGAGGGCAATAATCACACGATAGATTTTTTCTTTGAGGGTAGAGGGTTCATCTTCGAACATAAAGGAAGCGTTTCCGTTTCCGAAACCCTTGTAAAGAAAAAATGTAATCAAGGGAATCGCCGTTTGGCAAGATAATATAGGTAGTATGTTGTTTGCAGCCTTTGCTATGATTCTTGTGGGTGTCCTATGTTTTTTATACGTAGCCCTTTCCCCGCAAAAATCGAAACCGGTTCCCTACCCGCAGAGAAAACCGCAAAGTCCTGGCGCTTACCGAATGCCACAAAGCCCGTCCGTTTCGCCGCAATTGGATGAAAGAATCCGAAAGGAACGAGCCATATCCGATGACCGCCATATTTCCTATTCATTACCAGAGGAAGTGACACCATCCGTGGTTCAAAAATCGGAAGTATTGTTGCCAACAGAAGATGGAAATTTAGAAGAAGAACCTCCTGCACCCAAAGAAAGTAGGTTTCAAATCGAAGGCACTTTGTTTTTGGATTATTCCGGTAAACTTACCTTTGGTGAAGAATCATCAGACATTGATTCTATGGAAGATGGCCTAAAAAACTTCAAACGAATTGGATCTGGAAGTTTACGCGAAGAGAATGGAAAATT
This genomic interval carries:
- a CDS encoding ComF family protein codes for the protein MKGVRFLSFIFPKFCASCGKGDSFSELLGVCKVCTKENYIPQKQNPNTNHVKIPLDRFVFYDQVFYLQKRGNFEKGLFQSLKFENERSLAKFFCLGLKKYSFCFKEDPPDLIALVPSSLKTGPRPYHSSYALLSKAKNIWKIREDTSLRKVSVDKQSSQGYEKRFFHAKKAFEFTKSDRIIQGLHILIVDDIFTTGATVNEIARLYKMAGARKVTCIVLLLSGGD
- a CDS encoding tetratricopeptide repeat protein is translated as MNSKYVLLPSLFLCFVFLNLVSGLSAESAELFLPFPETWTKDGGNETKESQTKNSLNTTSMMNPAQGTQSKSINNLSNQNNSAESLPSKTATQENQATVITKAKPTDKKKKKKEVVDPSQASFQKGKAYLTRGQKKSAESEFADSYGKEGDAAKLSRVENTNLFGLDGKEKDSINLVEKQEDPDLKIKTQFELARSLDRIGNPDAEEKAYKEYLKLVTDFPKHPDLTPRSHYAMAILLIRKKEFRSAAHQLVSIIKNFKESAEYLPSHYYLGKIYESSWEERDLERSLKYYQLYMNGTEGKTLVPGYDFKKETRERMRVLGSSI
- the ompL47 gene encoding multi-beta-barrel domain surface protein OmpL47, yielding MQAHKYLLAILTITFAGQITAQVAAPKATTSTKDQAIKNTETTSTQAKDGVDKVETTVKDILGDKKESGASTSDASALFITSKTSFSLDAKDESTTIDFIEWKPKNGEYRKYTQPIRIAEEGLTEIYYRSVDKVGNAETPKILVVHVDNTAPRVNLVPQEQFFVLDGVPFASKNNTYTLVAEDLQTGVEKIQFNINQEAAKVYADPIKLENGGANVVKYSATDKSGNSSPESSLIINVDDVKPTVEIVPSFPLVDINGKNFQRKGNVFYVNATDKESGIKKVLVKIDEEEYKPYVEAIAIETQGDHVIKAMAVDNVGNQSDVVEVKLTVDLTPPTSTIQKSAEETKVEAPQATTPAK
- a CDS encoding STAS domain-containing protein, which translates into the protein MDVQVKDDIRIIKFSGAILKVDSDEIEKELSKLTQSSVKKIILDLTKVHHICSTALGIFVATKRKLKPMNGDIKVIVVDEDLIQLFEITMLDKVFEIFPDLSSAMEGFQLDEEDSL
- a CDS encoding LIC_11485 family protein — encoded protein: MDIKNINIPKVNVDTQKMMGAVDGLVDKIPSQVQDLLKKIAISLFVFFLIMAIYVGWTNGWENAKPQGMQLAQDTRSLFLTEIERDYNRKRKDVRMSDPEDLKYESNRRMQFDFISERESNGYTHDTIPEEQDFLGKEYDFRNRKTEDTSVPPIYTPSGDGLIPAPIDIQPAVPKEDTKSGSDSDSESDLRMQRMLDRVSELEKKVKAKNEEKNLETLKLPKPPEFNEGLGKPRSLERIPKNLR
- a CDS encoding OmpA family protein yields the protein MARILIIILLFFGNGLTSSQSVKNGIQVLEGDLLNTGHLLRTDKQVFRISSGVLQEELAYLAGKKIRMLCDVQAETCNPIRYEMEPFESGKTPDWTLKKIPRYVTGGLFSFNPQCTPDGKILFWTALVREGGRSTQKIWAAKRDQYGFWMQGEQLPTPLNNKFPSAVISALPGGNELFVFGNFGEEEMLDNLKREMMYKSQIASREAQNPKEFHLVLTKLESEFKERTEKIQNRAPLYKTHKTESGWSMPTPINFPSFYNWYRKADNPNQQVFGGSALATSGRTLLYSAQQKKNFGKLDLYVSLQNESGVFEEGINLGNTLNTVEEEMAPFLAPDDKTLYFSSSGRKEGISIFITRRLNDSLTAWSEPQELSANLRGVNFFSIPAVGNWAYVSREGELYMAAIPNHFQPDPVVVIKGKVVDEEGKPLSAFVQYESLTRKKSIGSTVSDPNTGEFSIILPYEENYGFYGEKEGYLPVSQNLNLVGKEKEDKEKTVLLVLPKLKKGNQIVMNNLFFAFRSAELTKESEPELDRLAGILRKSANLKILIEGHTDNVGTKTANQKLSLERANSVANYLKSKHKIEETRIAVVGFGPSTPIADNQTEEGRGTNRRVVFKISEE
- a CDS encoding chemotaxis protein CheX, whose amino-acid sequence is MQIKADFINPFLEAATIVFRDVLQQDLIRGKIGIKDSPAPSHEIAIIIGVVGSFSGEVVYSMNLDAAYKVSRKLVPGLSDEDVKNEYKDILGEIANMTTGNAMNIFTSAGQSVEITTPNIQETNSTSVRFNKKPTLSINLYSKFGRIEVNVAIA
- the rdgB gene encoding RdgB/HAM1 family non-canonical purine NTP pyrophosphatase → MTKKTLAFASGSLHKWKEMQMLLSPYGYDVILPKDLGISFAPDETENSFTGNSFIKSKELFRLTNIPSFADDSGISVPALGGEPGVYSARYGGPGLTDKERALFLLQKLGENPNREAYYSCVVSYVDGKNEVSFDGRVEGIIASDYDDEGHYGFGYDPIFIYPPFGKRFSQVPESEKNKVSHRKKAMKLFLDWLSHLK
- a CDS encoding LIC_11490 family protein; the encoded protein is MLFAAFAMILVGVLCFLYVALSPQKSKPVPYPQRKPQSPGAYRMPQSPSVSPQLDERIRKERAISDDRHISYSLPEEVTPSVVQKSEVLLPTEDGNLEEEPPAPKESRFQIEGTLFLDYSGKLTFGEESSDIDSMEDGLKNFKRIGSGSLREENGKFLFHSGNVTYTYTPDELDQVVLHNQGIVFLLKDIKAPKPVFFTKDIDTFKDFLKQAALV
- a CDS encoding ATP-binding cassette domain-containing protein, whose translation is MIQASGITVSFGKKPLFENVSIKFKPECRYGLIGANGSGKSTFMKVLAGILQPTAGSVVVDKDMKVGYLKQDHYEYEDETVLGTVLRGNPELWNVMTERDAIYAKEDMTDEDGMRISEIEEIFADMGGYEAESVAGELLEGLGIPTSAHNRPLNFLTGGFKLRVLLAQVLFLKPDVLLLDEPTNHLDIKTIHWLEELLINYEGVVIVISHDRHFINSVATHIADLDYNTIRVFPGNYDDFMIAAEQSREQLMSDSKRAKEKIADLQEFVSRFSANASKSKQATSRQKMIEKIKADMVDVKPSSRVAPYIRFKAKRTLGKDVFEAMNISKAYDGKAVIKEFSTSITKGEKVGIVGTNGVGKTTLLKMLLKKLEPDSGQVKWGDSVETSFFPQDHREAMEPDADTLVEWLLRNAPQGTEVQEIRAILGRMLFSGDMANKSTTVLSGGEKSRMIIGKMILACDNVIALDEPTNHLDLETIEALNYALSLFEGTVILVSHDREFISSLCTRIIEVTPEGIKDFKGNYEEFLEREGNDFYKRLTGGAILAT